In one window of Vibrio sp. JC009 DNA:
- a CDS encoding carboxypeptidase M32, with protein MSSYIKLKEHFKKISNFNHLSAICGWDQAAMMPSGGAQARSEAMAELHVLVHQMNTDPKLTDLFSNAESETLGEQERASLREMKRQWQQATVVPEKLVEAKSLAGSKCEHAWRTQRKENDWEGFAKNWEEVVKLSQEEAQIRAEATGLTPYDAMLDLYEPGANTESLNKLFSDVKSWLPGLIDQVIEKQNTESYIAPEGKFPHTEQKALGLEMMQLLQFDFNHGRLDESVHPFCGGVPSDVRLTTRYDEDEFVQSLMGIVHETGHARYEQGLPKALAGQPAGEARSMGIHESQSLFFEMQVGRSDAFIEHLAKKAGAHFSSNNPELFSLDNFQKLYTRVKKDFIRVDADELTYPAHVILRYEIERDLINGKISYKDVPDLWDEKMKAYLGLSTKGNYQNGCMQDIHWTDSAFGYFPSYTLGAMYAAQFMAAMRQTVDVDAAIRSGDLSPIFNWLSENIWSKGSLLTTGELVKQATGEQLNSAHFRAHLENRYLG; from the coding sequence ATGAGCTCATATATAAAACTAAAAGAGCACTTTAAAAAAATCTCGAATTTTAATCACTTGTCAGCGATTTGTGGCTGGGATCAGGCTGCCATGATGCCTTCTGGGGGAGCACAGGCCCGCTCAGAAGCGATGGCCGAACTGCATGTGCTTGTTCATCAGATGAATACCGACCCAAAACTGACAGATCTGTTTTCAAACGCAGAAAGCGAAACCCTGGGTGAGCAAGAGCGTGCCAGCCTGCGAGAAATGAAGAGACAGTGGCAACAGGCAACGGTTGTTCCTGAAAAGCTGGTTGAAGCAAAATCTCTTGCCGGATCTAAGTGTGAACACGCATGGCGCACACAACGCAAAGAAAACGACTGGGAAGGCTTTGCTAAAAACTGGGAAGAGGTGGTAAAACTGTCTCAGGAAGAAGCGCAGATCCGGGCTGAAGCTACCGGTCTTACTCCCTATGACGCAATGCTGGATCTCTATGAACCAGGAGCCAATACCGAGTCGCTGAACAAGCTTTTCTCTGATGTAAAAAGCTGGCTGCCGGGGCTGATTGATCAGGTTATCGAAAAACAAAACACCGAATCTTATATTGCTCCTGAGGGCAAATTCCCTCACACAGAGCAAAAAGCACTTGGTCTGGAAATGATGCAACTGCTTCAGTTCGACTTCAATCATGGCCGCCTTGATGAAAGTGTGCACCCTTTCTGTGGTGGTGTACCGTCAGATGTTCGCCTGACTACCCGTTATGACGAAGATGAGTTTGTACAATCCCTGATGGGCATTGTTCATGAAACCGGTCATGCGCGCTATGAACAGGGCTTGCCAAAGGCGCTGGCAGGACAGCCGGCCGGCGAAGCAAGATCCATGGGCATTCATGAGTCACAATCTCTTTTCTTCGAGATGCAGGTTGGCCGAAGCGATGCCTTTATTGAGCACCTTGCTAAAAAAGCCGGAGCGCACTTCTCGTCAAATAACCCGGAACTGTTTAGCCTGGATAACTTCCAGAAACTCTACACGCGGGTTAAAAAAGATTTTATCCGCGTAGATGCCGATGAGCTCACCTACCCTGCGCACGTCATCCTGCGTTACGAGATCGAACGCGATCTTATCAACGGCAAAATCAGCTACAAAGATGTGCCGGACTTGTGGGATGAAAAAATGAAAGCCTACCTGGGACTGTCAACTAAAGGCAATTACCAGAATGGTTGTATGCAAGATATTCACTGGACGGATTCGGCCTTCGGGTACTTCCCTTCATACACCTTAGGTGCTATGTACGCTGCGCAGTTTATGGCTGCTATGAGGCAAACTGTTGATGTGGATGCTGCTATTCGCAGTGGTGATCTTTCACCTATCTTTAACTGGCTATCTGAGAATATCTGGAGCAAAGGTAGTTTGTTAACAACTGGCGAACTTGTTAAGCAAGCGACTGGAGAACAGCTCAACTCTGCTCATTTTAGAGCTCATCTTGAAAATCGTTATCTTGGGTAG
- a CDS encoding TolC family protein: MKGKNSSRLVVSLLACSIFSASAQQMRFAEAWQVLQTKNNSIAAQRANVERYKQQEEASKALNYPSVSLGANYTILDQDVKLTGEDLIDSLDSNTVSTLSTLLPALSGGALTLSGLAESYSTITEREILHSSITAVWPIYTGGRITAAQKVAESQTDEAEANLAIEAKKRYQDLARYYFSVVLAREVVETRKTVEAGLTKHRNNAIKLQEQGQIAKVERLQAEASLDHAVVDRKSSEKDLEIAISALTEILNQDSPVVPETTLFINDSLPPLAAFTEQTLNTYPGLDVLRAKEKQANQLIKAEKGTYHPEVYLYGNYTVYEEESLASSLTPDWLVGVGVSIPLIDNSGRSENVKSAKSALLQVNHLKAQAEQDLTVLVKKTYYEAEKAMEEAQGLESSLKLAKENLNLRNKAFKQGLSTSVDVVDAELYLASIRTQQLAAKYNYLISLNTLLALANEIQTFNQYELSADQNKTNEETL, translated from the coding sequence ATAAAAGGTAAAAACAGCTCAAGACTCGTAGTTTCACTGCTCGCCTGCTCGATATTCTCGGCAAGCGCCCAGCAGATGAGATTTGCTGAAGCCTGGCAGGTACTACAAACTAAAAACAACTCCATTGCTGCGCAAAGAGCGAATGTAGAACGGTATAAACAACAGGAAGAAGCTTCAAAAGCGCTTAACTACCCTTCTGTTTCATTGGGTGCAAATTACACAATATTAGATCAGGACGTTAAATTAACCGGTGAAGATTTAATAGACAGCCTTGATTCCAATACAGTATCAACTCTGTCTACACTTTTACCTGCTTTATCCGGGGGCGCATTAACTCTGTCTGGGTTAGCGGAAAGTTATTCAACCATTACCGAAAGAGAAATCCTCCATTCATCCATTACCGCTGTCTGGCCCATCTACACAGGCGGAAGAATTACTGCTGCCCAAAAAGTAGCTGAAAGCCAGACGGATGAAGCTGAGGCCAATCTGGCTATTGAAGCGAAAAAACGCTATCAGGATCTTGCCCGCTATTACTTCAGTGTTGTGCTTGCCAGAGAGGTTGTTGAAACCAGAAAAACCGTTGAAGCCGGACTGACAAAACACCGCAACAATGCCATCAAACTTCAAGAGCAAGGTCAGATTGCTAAAGTTGAGCGGCTTCAGGCTGAAGCGTCACTGGATCACGCAGTTGTTGACAGGAAGTCCTCAGAAAAAGATTTGGAAATTGCGATTTCGGCTCTGACCGAAATTCTTAATCAGGACAGCCCTGTTGTTCCTGAAACCACGCTGTTTATCAATGACTCACTGCCACCATTAGCGGCTTTTACCGAGCAGACCCTGAATACTTACCCAGGGCTGGATGTGCTAAGAGCGAAAGAGAAACAGGCAAACCAGTTAATTAAGGCAGAGAAAGGCACCTATCATCCGGAAGTTTATCTATACGGTAACTACACGGTTTACGAGGAAGAGAGCCTTGCCAGTTCGCTGACGCCTGACTGGCTAGTGGGTGTTGGCGTCAGCATTCCGCTGATTGATAACTCTGGCCGGAGTGAAAACGTTAAATCTGCCAAATCTGCACTGCTTCAGGTTAACCACTTAAAGGCCCAGGCAGAGCAGGATCTTACTGTACTGGTAAAGAAAACCTATTACGAAGCAGAAAAGGCTATGGAAGAAGCTCAGGGGCTTGAATCCAGCCTTAAGCTTGCAAAAGAGAACCTTAATCTAAGAAACAAGGCCTTTAAACAGGGCTTGTCTACGTCGGTGGATGTGGTTGATGCTGAGCTTTACCTGGCCAGCATCCGCACCCAACAACTGGCGGCCAAATATAACTATCTGATTTCGCTAAATACTTTGCTTGCACTGGCGAATGAAATACAAACCTTTAATCAATATGAGCTCTCTGCCGATCAGAACAAGACCAATGAGGAAACACTATGA
- a CDS encoding sodium:alanine symporter family protein, which yields MNDIQSLLQTIDSFVWGPPLLILLVGTGVYFTFSLGLLQFRHLPTALKFVFTKSSNGKTQGDVSSFAALCTALSATIGTGNIVGVATAIKLGGPGALFWMWLAALFGMATKYAECLLAVKYRKVDDKGQMVGGPMYYLQYGVGSRALAIMFAIFALGVACFGIGTFPQVNAILDASELSFGVSRNTSAVILTLLVAFVTIGGIQSIAKVAGKVVPAMAVFYVLACASVLISNADQLLAAIELVVVSAFTSTAATGGFLGASIMLAIQSGIARGVFSNESGLGSAPMAAAAAKTDSCVRQGLISMTGTFFDTIIICTMTGLALILTGAWQSDFAGAAMTTHAFQVGLNSETFGPMLVTIGLMFFAFTTILGWNYYGERCVVFLLGTKAVLPYKVIFLVLVASGAFLHLDMIWIIADIVNGLMAIPNLIGLIALRQVVIEETKQFFSGYNSDEHELAAQN from the coding sequence ATGAACGATATTCAATCTTTACTTCAAACCATCGACAGCTTTGTCTGGGGTCCACCACTTCTTATTCTGCTTGTTGGTACGGGTGTATATTTCACTTTCAGCCTTGGGCTACTACAGTTTCGTCACCTGCCAACCGCGCTGAAGTTTGTATTTACCAAGTCGTCCAACGGCAAAACTCAGGGTGATGTATCAAGCTTTGCTGCGCTTTGTACTGCACTGTCTGCAACCATAGGTACTGGTAACATTGTTGGCGTTGCAACAGCAATTAAGCTTGGTGGTCCGGGCGCGCTGTTTTGGATGTGGCTTGCTGCTCTGTTCGGCATGGCAACCAAATACGCTGAGTGTCTGCTGGCGGTTAAATACCGTAAAGTTGATGACAAAGGCCAGATGGTTGGCGGCCCGATGTACTACCTTCAGTATGGTGTTGGTTCCAGAGCGCTTGCGATCATGTTCGCTATTTTTGCTCTTGGTGTAGCGTGTTTTGGTATCGGTACTTTCCCGCAGGTTAACGCAATTCTTGATGCTTCCGAGCTTTCATTTGGCGTTTCACGCAATACTTCGGCAGTGATCCTTACTCTTCTGGTTGCTTTCGTAACTATCGGTGGTATTCAGTCTATCGCAAAAGTAGCGGGTAAAGTGGTTCCTGCAATGGCGGTATTTTATGTACTGGCTTGTGCAAGCGTACTTATTTCAAACGCTGACCAGCTGCTTGCTGCAATTGAACTGGTTGTTGTATCTGCATTTACTTCTACAGCAGCAACAGGTGGCTTCCTGGGTGCGAGCATTATGCTTGCGATTCAATCTGGTATCGCTCGTGGCGTATTCTCAAATGAATCTGGTCTTGGTAGCGCGCCGATGGCAGCTGCTGCAGCTAAAACGGACTCATGTGTGCGTCAGGGCCTGATCTCTATGACGGGTACCTTCTTCGATACTATCATCATCTGTACTATGACGGGTCTGGCTCTTATCCTGACCGGCGCATGGCAGAGCGATTTCGCCGGTGCTGCAATGACCACTCACGCATTTCAGGTTGGCCTTAACTCAGAAACCTTTGGTCCGATGCTGGTAACAATCGGTCTGATGTTTTTCGCGTTTACCACAATTCTTGGCTGGAACTACTACGGTGAGCGTTGTGTTGTTTTCCTTCTGGGTACAAAAGCCGTTCTGCCATACAAGGTAATTTTCCTTGTACTAGTTGCTTCGGGCGCATTCCTGCACCTGGATATGATCTGGATTATCGCGGATATTGTGAACGGCCTGATGGCAATTCCAAACCTGATTGGTTTGATTGCACTTCGCCAGGTTGTGATAGAAGAAACTAAGCAGTTCTTCAGCGGATATAACAGTGATGAGCATGAACTGGCTGCTCAGAACTAA
- a CDS encoding efflux RND transporter periplasmic adaptor subunit, translating into MSAVKTSLFAIAGIGIISWVGYSYVEAYQPQPVRLQGQIEAQQYSISSKVAGRIDQVLVKKGDAISKGDLVFTIYSPELEAKLDQAIAGKEAASALAEEAENGARPQQIRAAKDQWQTAHAATQLAEKTYKRVNALFKDGVVAEQRRDEALTQWQAAKHTESAAYQMYEMAKEGARSEKVKAAEQRVKAAAGTVAEVEAIAEDSRITSWFDGEVSQVLLNGGELAPQGFPVVTVVDLDDSWAVFNVREDHLKHFQKGQEFQAFVPALDKDITFKVSHISVMGNFATWRSTDATQGFDLRTFEVEARPVNNNDVLRVGMSVSLEL; encoded by the coding sequence ATGAGCGCTGTAAAAACTTCTTTATTTGCCATTGCCGGGATTGGGATCATCAGTTGGGTCGGATACAGCTACGTTGAAGCCTATCAGCCACAACCTGTAAGACTTCAGGGTCAGATTGAAGCTCAGCAGTACAGTATTTCCTCTAAAGTCGCTGGTCGTATTGATCAGGTGCTGGTTAAAAAAGGGGACGCCATTTCCAAGGGTGATCTTGTCTTCACCATTTATAGCCCGGAACTGGAAGCCAAGCTTGACCAGGCTATCGCAGGTAAGGAAGCGGCTTCTGCACTGGCAGAAGAAGCAGAAAACGGCGCAAGGCCGCAGCAGATCCGCGCAGCAAAAGACCAGTGGCAAACCGCGCATGCGGCAACACAACTGGCAGAAAAAACCTATAAAAGGGTTAATGCGCTGTTTAAAGACGGTGTGGTTGCAGAGCAAAGACGCGATGAAGCACTGACCCAGTGGCAGGCCGCTAAGCATACCGAAAGTGCCGCTTATCAGATGTATGAAATGGCAAAAGAAGGTGCCCGTTCAGAAAAAGTTAAAGCAGCTGAACAAAGAGTGAAAGCAGCAGCCGGTACGGTTGCTGAAGTGGAAGCCATTGCTGAAGATTCCCGAATCACAAGCTGGTTTGACGGTGAAGTTTCACAGGTTCTGCTGAACGGCGGTGAGTTAGCACCACAGGGCTTCCCTGTTGTAACCGTTGTCGACCTTGATGATTCATGGGCTGTATTTAATGTGAGAGAAGATCACCTGAAACACTTCCAGAAAGGTCAGGAGTTCCAGGCATTCGTACCGGCACTGGATAAGGATATTACCTTTAAAGTCAGTCATATCTCGGTAATGGGTAACTTTGCCACATGGCGTTCTACCGACGCGACACAAGGTTTTGATTTAAGAACCTTTGAAGTGGAAGCCAGACCGGTAAACAATAACGATGTCCTGCGTGTGGGCATGAGCGTATCTTTAGAGCTGTAA
- a CDS encoding ABC transporter permease, translated as MSLVKLVANELKSIFSNPVILLTIFAGVIFYSLLYPLPYSHQTPREQEVTVVNLDNSQVSRQLERMVDATPQVKIVNRSYSIEEAKDRFLNGEVKGIFVIPRHFYKDLLLGRAPTVSYAGDASFFLVYGTIVEGLATATGTLSAQARVSRLVMEGEPISAASKHYNPVSSNLKPTFNPTVGYVDYVVPAVFVLILQQTLIMGVGLLGGTQKYGLGYWRNISSLKLVLVRSLIFVAIYYVMSMYYMGMSFDFYNISRLAKPQDVLLLLAPFLLTSSLIGVTLGAILPRRELVTVVVLVSSMPLIFSAGFIWPVESLPVAMVYLSNLFPCTPAIQSFLMVNQMGAEMSEITPQIKLMLGQLVVWGGIALLCYSRTQNQIEPVE; from the coding sequence ATGTCGTTAGTTAAACTAGTCGCAAACGAACTGAAATCCATTTTTAGCAACCCGGTTATTCTTCTGACTATTTTTGCCGGCGTGATTTTTTACTCACTGCTCTACCCGCTTCCCTATTCTCATCAGACGCCAAGGGAGCAGGAAGTGACCGTGGTTAATTTGGATAACAGCCAGGTAAGCAGGCAACTGGAGCGCATGGTAGATGCGACACCTCAGGTAAAAATCGTTAACCGCAGTTACTCAATCGAAGAAGCCAAAGATCGCTTTTTAAACGGAGAAGTAAAAGGAATCTTCGTCATCCCGCGCCACTTTTATAAAGATCTGTTACTTGGCCGGGCCCCGACTGTCTCCTATGCCGGTGACGCCTCTTTCTTTTTGGTGTACGGCACCATTGTTGAAGGGCTGGCAACCGCAACCGGCACGCTTTCAGCTCAGGCGCGGGTTAGCCGTTTAGTGATGGAGGGAGAGCCAATCTCAGCCGCATCCAAACACTACAATCCGGTTTCCAGCAATCTTAAGCCGACCTTTAACCCAACCGTCGGTTATGTTGATTATGTCGTGCCGGCCGTGTTTGTTCTTATCCTGCAACAAACCTTAATTATGGGCGTGGGACTGCTTGGAGGAACTCAGAAATATGGCCTCGGATACTGGCGAAACATCTCCTCGCTGAAACTGGTACTGGTGAGAAGTCTTATTTTTGTTGCCATCTATTACGTAATGTCTATGTATTACATGGGAATGAGCTTCGACTTTTATAACATCTCCCGCTTAGCTAAACCTCAGGATGTGTTACTACTTCTTGCGCCATTTTTGCTTACCAGTTCGCTTATCGGCGTTACCCTTGGCGCAATACTGCCAAGAAGAGAGCTGGTTACTGTCGTTGTTCTGGTAAGTTCCATGCCGCTGATTTTCTCTGCCGGATTTATTTGGCCGGTAGAAAGTCTGCCAGTGGCGATGGTTTATCTTTCTAACCTGTTTCCGTGTACGCCCGCCATTCAAAGCTTCCTGATGGTGAATCAGATGGGAGCAGAAATGAGCGAAATTACCCCTCAGATAAAACTCATGCTTGGTCAACTGGTTGTCTGGGGAGGTATTGCCCTGCTTTGCTACAGCCGCACCCAAAACCAGATTGAGCCAGTTGAATAG
- a CDS encoding LysE family translocator: MHILNFEAFLIAITILTLTPGLDTALVIKNTSRAGGRDGVVTSLGICLGLFVHASFSAIGISAILLQSAELFQFVKWIGASYLIWLGISGLRGMLKGGEGLKIESQKVREFSASRSLREGFLSNVLNPKTAVFYLAFLPQFIDPEYSPFAQSMLLAGIHFVIAMVWQCMIAGAINSAKQLISNSSFIRWMEGVTAGVLVILGVKLILEEPQVKFH; encoded by the coding sequence ATGCATATACTGAACTTTGAAGCCTTTCTTATCGCCATTACCATTCTTACATTAACTCCGGGCCTGGATACTGCTCTGGTAATAAAAAACACCAGCAGAGCTGGGGGCAGAGATGGCGTGGTAACCAGTTTGGGTATCTGCCTTGGGTTGTTTGTGCACGCCAGTTTTTCCGCTATTGGGATCTCTGCCATATTACTTCAGTCGGCAGAGCTGTTTCAGTTTGTGAAATGGATTGGTGCCTCTTATCTGATCTGGCTTGGTATCAGCGGCTTAAGAGGGATGCTAAAAGGCGGTGAAGGACTGAAGATTGAATCACAAAAAGTTCGGGAATTTAGTGCATCGCGTTCACTTCGCGAAGGCTTTCTGTCTAATGTTCTGAACCCTAAAACGGCGGTTTTCTATCTTGCTTTTCTGCCTCAGTTTATTGACCCCGAGTATTCCCCATTTGCTCAGTCTATGCTGTTGGCGGGAATCCATTTTGTTATCGCCATGGTTTGGCAGTGCATGATTGCAGGCGCGATCAATTCAGCAAAGCAGCTGATTTCAAACTCCTCTTTTATTAGGTGGATGGAAGGGGTTACTGCCGGAGTTTTGGTGATCCTCGGTGTCAAGTTGATTCTGGAAGAACCTCAGGTGAAGTTTCATTAA
- a CDS encoding ABC transporter permease: protein MSNTKLSQLHVLRHDKWLIACLTVIPLLLTLMIWWIFSQSIVRDLPFGVVAESDSRLSRMLVRELDATSTLSVDYSFQSKEQAKEALRRNEIYGYAVIPYRFEKDIYLGKQPDISVFYNSQYILVGRLISSAVSSTIGTFNAQVGAVSNLSSGNRTMQSALARSVTIRNQITPLFNRNTNYSQFLVGAIIPAIWQIMMVVSAVLILAANHRVYGLKGMLSAGTVRSMLSIGSFYLPLFMLQGAGFLFLFYHVLGWPMHGSYQALLFAQLVTVFACLVMGAFFYLLTLDAARAMSFAGAFTAPSFAFMGVTFPVSDMGALAQWWRSLLPVSHYIEAQIAQSSYGVTNWSTIESLSPVLYYFIPFLLLPVLAKKHLAKQEA, encoded by the coding sequence ATGAGTAACACTAAGTTATCTCAACTGCATGTGCTCAGACATGACAAATGGCTGATCGCTTGTCTGACAGTGATCCCTTTGCTGTTAACTCTGATGATATGGTGGATTTTTTCCCAGAGCATCGTCAGGGATCTGCCCTTTGGTGTCGTCGCTGAATCAGACAGCCGCCTGTCACGTATGCTGGTCAGAGAGCTGGATGCGACCTCAACGCTGTCGGTTGATTATTCTTTTCAGAGCAAAGAGCAGGCAAAAGAAGCGTTACGTCGTAACGAGATTTACGGATATGCCGTGATACCCTACCGGTTTGAAAAAGACATCTATCTGGGCAAACAGCCGGATATTTCTGTCTTTTATAACAGCCAGTATATTCTTGTTGGCCGCCTGATAAGCTCGGCGGTCTCTTCTACCATTGGCACCTTTAATGCTCAGGTTGGAGCAGTCAGCAATCTCTCTTCCGGAAACCGGACCATGCAGAGTGCCCTTGCCCGCTCGGTGACCATCCGGAATCAGATTACGCCGCTGTTTAACCGTAATACCAACTACAGCCAGTTTCTGGTTGGTGCTATTATTCCGGCCATCTGGCAGATTATGATGGTGGTATCCGCCGTATTAATCCTTGCTGCCAACCACAGAGTGTATGGATTAAAAGGTATGCTCAGTGCCGGTACGGTGAGATCAATGCTAAGCATTGGCTCATTTTACCTGCCGCTGTTTATGCTTCAGGGCGCGGGCTTTCTGTTTCTGTTTTATCATGTGCTGGGCTGGCCGATGCACGGTAGTTATCAGGCACTGCTCTTTGCTCAACTGGTCACCGTTTTTGCCTGTCTGGTCATGGGCGCGTTTTTCTACCTGCTAACACTTGATGCCGCCAGAGCGATGAGCTTTGCCGGTGCGTTTACCGCGCCAAGTTTTGCTTTTATGGGTGTGACCTTCCCGGTTTCTGATATGGGAGCACTGGCGCAGTGGTGGCGCAGCCTTCTGCCTGTCAGCCACTATATCGAAGCTCAGATTGCGCAATCTAGTTACGGGGTAACTAACTGGTCAACAATAGAGTCGCTGTCACCGGTACTTTATTACTTTATCCCTTTCCTGCTTCTGCCTGTTCTGGCTAAGAAGCACCTGGCAAAGCAGGAGGCCTGA
- a CDS encoding chromosome partitioning protein ParA — MSKENKSLNSDDDDVVVIEERDKHTLLYIGLSAILGLAIGGLAGSVLTKAKWETAYGHLEAHILQMEKDKTQVIVKVEEKEAEIDKEVEERLQQEILDLKATHEEELAKSRSMVEILEKVNLDLDSQVSELKALLKEKEGDEARLAKQNDMQTLVIERSRELFQKEYKVKQELQKLREEREKLAPKLERFKKECDIYLDGKSWDASADACDKQDETNSRLSQIDQMIEVHKMDLREIQQIADSVGL; from the coding sequence GTGAGTAAAGAGAATAAGTCTCTGAATAGTGATGATGATGATGTTGTCGTTATTGAAGAGCGCGATAAGCACACACTTTTATACATCGGGCTTTCGGCCATACTGGGCTTAGCCATTGGCGGGCTGGCCGGTTCAGTGTTGACTAAAGCAAAGTGGGAAACGGCTTATGGGCATCTGGAAGCGCATATCTTGCAGATGGAAAAGGATAAGACTCAGGTTATTGTCAAAGTAGAAGAGAAAGAAGCTGAGATTGATAAAGAAGTTGAAGAACGCCTGCAGCAGGAAATTCTCGACCTCAAAGCAACCCATGAAGAAGAATTAGCCAAATCCAGATCCATGGTAGAAATACTGGAAAAGGTGAACTTAGACCTTGATAGCCAGGTCAGTGAGCTCAAAGCTTTGCTAAAGGAAAAAGAAGGTGATGAGGCAAGGTTAGCTAAACAAAATGATATGCAGACTCTGGTTATCGAACGCTCCCGGGAGCTGTTCCAGAAAGAGTATAAGGTAAAACAGGAGCTGCAAAAGCTCAGAGAAGAGAGGGAAAAGCTGGCACCTAAACTGGAGCGCTTTAAAAAAGAGTGTGATATCTATCTGGACGGAAAATCTTGGGACGCTTCAGCAGACGCTTGTGATAAGCAGGATGAGACTAATTCCCGCCTTTCCCAAATCGATCAGATGATTGAAGTGCATAAAATGGATCTCAGAGAGATTCAGCAAATTGCGGATTCGGTAGGTTTGTGA
- a CDS encoding transporter substrate-binding domain-containing protein, translating to MVFFLKQLTHFSLLFVTALLLFSITGVQAQTSNTSESLVFSVHQPEGTPSFRGLSRVYSELFSRVGINAKLKYVPAARSTSLAQSGALDGQAGRAASYNGTTNQLRVPVPLYSLNLRAYVHRSSTNQSLDGWESLAGKSLKVEYMRGASLPKKHVSSLIPANNITTVTTIEQGFRKLKAGRTDVFIASDLSAWPFISSPEFVNDIVQAGLMESTDFYPYLDAKHKMLIPALARAITEMKQEGLIEQYMYQAFGSNVLVIDSYHATFPWTMECRKGFLENIDPKFNVTFHELDTKRVHRDKHEQQADKAWDKIVEQSPDIVVTMDDNALRLLGQRISDAGISLVFMGVNNEPTEYFNDDFLPLNVTGVVERPLLRANVNTIYQLLPKKHKRILVMMDNGVTTQAVANTLFGGQNEFHMGDIVVELWTTNTFEKWKNKVEQLSSGHFDALIVGSYANLVDESNAHVPDSVISQWTNTHSQKPIFSFTTNGVGKNKAIGGIVISGYDQGAGAADAVNIILERGKAPYVSLPKNGIYLFSESELSRWKIKIPDNLKRRIQLVE from the coding sequence ATGGTCTTCTTTCTAAAACAGTTGACTCACTTTTCCCTACTCTTCGTTACCGCTTTGTTGTTATTCTCCATTACCGGTGTGCAAGCGCAGACTTCCAACACTTCTGAGTCGTTAGTATTTTCGGTCCACCAGCCGGAGGGAACCCCCTCTTTTCGCGGGTTATCTCGCGTGTATTCCGAACTTTTTTCCAGAGTTGGGATAAATGCAAAGCTGAAATATGTTCCGGCAGCAAGGTCAACCTCACTGGCACAATCAGGCGCATTGGATGGACAGGCAGGACGTGCAGCAAGCTACAACGGTACCACTAATCAACTCCGGGTCCCCGTTCCGCTGTATTCCCTCAATCTGAGAGCGTATGTACATCGCTCTTCAACGAACCAAAGCCTTGATGGTTGGGAGAGCCTTGCCGGTAAATCACTGAAGGTGGAATATATGCGGGGTGCCTCTCTGCCTAAGAAGCACGTAAGTTCGCTCATTCCTGCTAACAACATAACCACTGTAACCACCATTGAGCAAGGCTTTCGTAAGCTAAAAGCCGGACGTACTGACGTGTTCATCGCCTCGGATTTATCAGCCTGGCCATTTATATCCTCGCCAGAATTTGTCAATGACATCGTACAAGCCGGCCTGATGGAAAGTACCGATTTTTATCCTTACCTGGATGCAAAGCACAAAATGCTGATCCCGGCTCTGGCCCGGGCCATTACCGAAATGAAGCAAGAAGGTCTGATTGAACAGTACATGTACCAGGCGTTCGGATCGAATGTCCTTGTTATCGACAGTTATCATGCAACTTTTCCCTGGACGATGGAATGCCGTAAAGGTTTTTTAGAAAACATAGATCCTAAATTCAACGTTACCTTTCACGAATTAGATACAAAACGCGTTCATAGGGATAAGCATGAGCAACAGGCCGATAAAGCCTGGGACAAAATTGTCGAACAGTCCCCTGATATAGTGGTCACTATGGATGACAACGCGCTGCGGTTGTTAGGGCAACGAATATCCGATGCGGGGATATCTTTGGTATTTATGGGAGTTAACAACGAACCCACTGAGTATTTTAACGACGACTTTCTTCCGTTAAATGTCACGGGGGTGGTTGAGCGCCCTCTCCTCAGAGCGAATGTAAATACTATCTATCAGCTGCTACCGAAGAAGCACAAAAGGATCCTCGTGATGATGGATAATGGCGTAACGACTCAAGCAGTTGCCAATACGCTCTTTGGTGGCCAAAACGAATTTCATATGGGTGATATAGTTGTTGAGCTCTGGACAACCAATACCTTTGAAAAGTGGAAAAATAAAGTTGAACAGCTTTCGAGCGGACATTTTGACGCTCTGATCGTTGGCAGCTATGCCAACCTTGTTGATGAGAGCAATGCCCACGTTCCAGATTCTGTTATATCCCAGTGGACAAATACCCACAGCCAGAAACCAATTTTTTCTTTTACAACAAATGGCGTAGGTAAAAACAAAGCAATCGGAGGGATAGTAATTAGTGGTTACGATCAGGGTGCCGGTGCTGCAGATGCCGTAAATATTATCTTAGAAAGGGGGAAAGCGCCCTATGTTTCACTTCCTAAAAATGGAATATACCTGTTTAGTGAGAGTGAACTGAGCCGTTGGAAAATAAAAATACCCGACAACCTTAAACGCAGAATTCAGCTTGTTGAGTAA